In the genome of Nymphaea colorata isolate Beijing-Zhang1983 chromosome 9, ASM883128v2, whole genome shotgun sequence, one region contains:
- the LOC116260105 gene encoding short-chain dehydrogenase/reductase 2b-like: MATESQRWWSEETVAVVTGANRGIGLEITRQLADKGITVIMTARKPQEELSSAAGTFLQEGRRNVVFHTLDIDQPQSVLEFVQWLKTKAGFVDILVNNAGVAKSEVDWEFVQKNNVDSATIIGDIRWMDGISEKYESAKECIGTNYYGTKRVTEALVPLLRPSSYQPRIVNISSLLGLLSFLRDEEVRKELGDVETLSEEKIERVLEAFLEDVKRERKLSRWPHKFPSYALSKVALNAYTRVLARRLEGKACVNSVHPGYVKTDMTLGTGDLSPSQGAHHVVSLALSPPPSPSAHNFLQHHQSSF, from the exons ATG GCAACGGAGAGTCAGCGGTGGTGGAGTGAGGAGACTGTGGCAGTGGTGACAGGGGCAAACCGGGGGATTGGACTGGAGATCACCAGGCAGCTCGCAGATAAGGGTATCACCGTGATCATGACTGCTCGTAAGCCGCAGGAAGAGTTGTCAAGCGCTGCTGGAACGTTCCTGCAAGAGGGGAGGAGAAACGTCGTCTTCCACACCCTTGATATTGATCAGCCACAAAGCGTGTTAGAGTTCGTCCAGTGGTTGAAGACGAAGGCGGGATTTGTGGATATTCTG GTAAATAATGCCGGAGTTGCCAAGTCAGAGGTCGATTGGGAGTTCGTGCAAAAGAACAACGTGGACAGTGCAACCATCATA GGGGACATTAGGTGGATGGATGGAATCTCGGAGAAATACGAATCAGCAAAAGAGTGCATCGGGACCAACTACTACGGGACGAAGAGGGTGACGGAAGCATTGGTGCCGCTGCTTCGACCTTCTTCCTACCAGCCCAGAATTGTGAACATCTCGTCCCTCCTGGGACTGCTCTCC TTTCTAAGGGACGAGGAGGTGAGGAAGGAGTTGGGAGATGTGGAGACGTTGTCGGAGGAGAAGATCGAGCGTGTGTTGGAGGCGTTCCTGGAGGATGTGAAGCGGGAGAGGAAGCTGAGCAGGTGGCCGCACAAGTTCCCCTCTTACGCGCTCTCCAAGGTGGCGTTGAATGCCTACACCAGGGTGTTGGCGCGACGATTGGAGGGCAAGGCGTGCGTCAACAGCGTGCACCCTGGGTACGTGAAGACGGACATGACGCTGGGCACCGGCGACCTCTCTCCCTCCCAAGGCGCCCACCATGTAGTGAGCCTTGCTCTTtcccctcccccttccccttcaGCCCACAACTTCCTTCAACACCACCAATCCTCCTTCTGA
- the LOC116260151 gene encoding guard cell S-type anion channel SLAC1, whose protein sequence is MALTKSPSTSACGLFLLAIRSGREPSSREAFPKVCLPTTRSERTTNWHSQLFLNKSVCPFGFSAVRRPQLWRKMRNKILENSVLEGYEEDDAVDIHQVFPQDLSDEDKPMNFREIPGRDTKKQMGRSFSRQVSLETGFAALKRDRSRARDGRVLLRNGRSFGGFGVNHSGKLSSHEHRKGDFSMFRTKGGLHRQNTLLPVKRENEQDSRKLFSGQQEEGMNMNLPTGRYFAALRGPELDEVKDSEDILLPIDEKWPFLLRFPIGCFGICLGLSSQSILWYAISTSPATRFLHATPLINVALWFLAAISLLLVFSTYTLKCIFYFEAIRREFNHPVRTNFFFAPWIVCMFLAIGVPPALCSQVPPSLWCAFMAPILALELKIYGQWLSGGKRRLCKVVNPSSHLSVIGNFVGAILAAKVGWKEAGKFFWSVGISHYLVVFVTLYQRLPTSETLPKELHPVYSMFIATPCAASIAWEAIYGAFDGFSRICYFLALFLYASLVVRINFFRGFRFSVAWWSYTFPMTTASLATIKYAEQVPSPISKGLAVTLSLLSSAMVSALLVLTLLHAFLWRSLFPNDVAIAITKKRSNALKSGKLKRRPYDIRQWTRQTPFALVTSSMNRNSKQQQDQGSVFPYVGKNAQQRDQKISVN, encoded by the exons ATGGCTCTCACGAAAAGCCCATCAACAAGTGCATGCGGGCTCTTTCTACTGGCGATCAGGAGTGGAAGAGAGCCTTCTTCCCGTGAGGCTTTTCCTAAAGTCTGCCTGCCAACCACTCGTTCCGAAAGGACGACAAACTGGCATAGCCAACTTTTCTTAAATAAAAGCGTCTGCCCTTTCGGCTTCTCCGCAGTTCGTCGTCCTCAACTCTGGAGAAAAATGAGGAACAAAATTTTGGAGAATTCAGTTCTAGAGGGctatgaagaagatgatgccgTGGATATTCATCAGGTGTTCCCGCAAGACCTGTCCGACGAGGACAAGCCCATGAATTTCCGCGAGATCCCTGGAAGGGACACTAAGAAGCAGATGGGGAGGAGTTTCAGTCGACAGGTCTCGCTCGAGACGGGGTTCGCAGCTTTGAAGAGGGATAGATCCCGGGCTCGAGATGGAAGAGTTCTGTTGAGGAATGGGAGGAGTTTTGGAGGGTTTGGGGTCAACCACAGCGGGAAGCTAAGCTCCCATGAGCATAGGAAAGGAGACTTCAGCATGTTCAGAACAAAAGGCGGCCTCCATAGGCAGAACACGCTTCTCCCGGTCAAGAGAGAAAATGAGCAGGACTCTAGGAAGCTCTTTTCCGGACAGCAAGAAGAAGGCATGAACATGAACCTGCCCACGGGCAGGTATTTTGCAGCCTTGAGAGGTCCAGAGCTCGACGAAGTCAAG GATTCCGAAGACATATTGCTGCCGATTGATGAGAAGTGGCCGTTCCTTCTCCGCTTCCCCATCGGCTGCTTTGGCATCTGCCTCGGACTCAGTAGCCAGTCCATCCTGTGGTACGCCATTTCTACCAGTCCCGCCACCCGCTTCCTCCATGCCACCCCTCTCATAAATGTGGCCCTCTGGTTCCTCGCTGCCATTTCCCTCCTTCTCGTCTTCTCTACCTACACACTCAAGTGTATCTTCTACTTCGAGGCCATCAGGAGGGAGTTCAATCACCCCGTGCGGACCAACTTCTTCTTTGCGCCGTGGATTGTATGCATGTTCCTTGCCATCGGGGTGCCTCCGGCGCTTTGTTCCCAAGTCCCGCCCTCGCTCTGGTGCGCCTTCATGGCTCCCATCCTGGCGTTAGAGCTCAAGATCTATGGCCAGTGGCTGTCCGGTGGGAAGCGCCGCCTCTGCAAGGTAGTGAACCCCTCCTCGCACCTCTCCGTTATCGGCAACTTCGTCGGGGCTATTCTGGCAGCCAAGGTTGGGTGGAAGGAGGCAGGCAAGTTCTTCTGGTCGGTGGGGATCAGCCACTACCTCGTAGTGTTTGTGACGCTGTACCAGAGGCTCCCCACCAGCGAGACACTGCCCAAGGAGCTTCATCCTGTCTACTCGATGTTCATCGCCACCCCCTGCGCCGCCAGCATCGCTTGGGAGGCCATTTACGGGGCGTTCGATGGCTTCTCCCGGATCTGCTACTTCCTTGCTCTCTTTCTCTACGCCTCTTTGGTGGTTCGCATCAATTTCTTCAGGGGCTTCAG GTTTTCTGTCGCTTGGTGGTCTTACACGTTTCCCATGACCACAGCGTCTTTGGCCACCATAAAGTATGCAGAGCAGGTACCGAGTCCGATAAGCAAAGGATTAGCAGTGACCCTGTCTCTGCTGTCGTCTGCTATGGTATCAGCGTTGCTTGTCCTGACTCTTCTACATGCTTTCCTCTGGAGATCTTTGTTCCCCAATGATGTTGCGATCGCCATCACCAAGAAGAGGAGCAATGCACTCAAAAGTGGAAAGCTAAAGCGCAGGCCATATGACATCAGACAATGGACGAGGCAAACTCCTTTTGCATTGGTCACTTCGTCAATGAACAGGAACTCTAAACAACAACAAGATCAAGGATCAGTTTTTCCTTACGTGGGAAAGAATGCTCAGCAGCGCGACCAAAAAATCTCAGTTAATTAG
- the LOC116260150 gene encoding LRR receptor-like serine/threonine-protein kinase SIK1, translated as MEKVSSGLDKFMLLALILVLSSAVTLDASANAEEVNALESLKACFSNSIDVLPDWNNANGDHCSWHGVYCNNATFNVVTLNLSNLNIVGEISPAIGDLKYLEYIDFKGNHLSGQIPDEIGNCVSLKYLDLSANSLYGDIPFSISKLKQLEELILKYNQLSGPIPSTLSQIPNLKVLDLAQNQLTGEIPRLLYWNEVLQYLGLRGNALTGTLSPDMCQLTGLWYFDVRGNNLTGTIPENIGNCTSFEILDISYNQISGEIPYNIGFLQVATLSLQGNKLSGKIPEVIGLMQALAVLDLSENELVGPLPPILGNLSYTGKLYLHSNKLTGPIPPEFGNMTKLSYLQLNNNQLVGSIPSELGKLVDLFELNLANNNLEGPIPENISSCTALNQFNVHGNSLNQSIPLKFEKLGSLTYLNLSSNKFSGRIPVQLGRIINLDTLDLSDNEFSGKIPASIGGLEHLLQLNLSKNHLRGPIPPEFGNLRSVQVVDLSKNNLEGVIPSEIGQLQNIASLILSNNSFQGEIPPQITNCFSLVNLNVSYNNLSGMVPLAKNFSRFPPESFLGNPFLCGSWLGAGCGFYGQPSKAIISRAAVVCITLGCITLLSMVVVAIYRSKQPQQFAKGSDTAVQGPPKLVILHMNMAIHTYEDIMRITENLNEKYIIGYGATSTVYKCILKNSKPIAIKRLYSRYPHNLREFENELATIGSIKHRNLVCLHGYSLTPHGNLLFYDYMENGSLWDLLHGPSRKVKLDWDTRLRIAVGAAQGLAYLHHDCDPRIIHRDVKTSNILLDENFEAHLSDFGIAKCISSTKTHSSTYVMGTIGYIDPEYARTSRLNEKSDVYSFGIVLLELLTGKKAVDDESNLHQLILSKADDNTVMEAVDSEVSVTCTDMRLVRKMFQLALLCTRRHPCERPAMHEVARVLVSLLPVSSTKSVSSMNYERYMDEYSEEKLHETVAATGSENCSDAQWFLRFGEVISKNAF; from the exons ATGGAGAAGGTTTCTTCAGGATTGGACAAGTTTATGTTGCTAGCTTTGATTCTGGTGCTTTCATCTGCTGTTACCCTCGATGCTTCAGCTAATGCTGAGGAAG TGAATGCGTTGGAATCTCTCAAGGCATGTTTCAGCAATTCTATTGATGTTCTGCCGGACTGGAATAATGCTAACGGAGATCACTGTTCATGGCATGGAGTCTATTGCAATAATGCGACTTTCAATGTGGTTACCCT GAAcctatcaaatttgaatatagtTGGTGAAATTTCCCCTGCCATTGGTGACCTGAAATATTTGGAATACAT AGATTTCAAGGGCAACCACCTTAGTGGGCAGATACCTGATGAGATTGGCAACTGTGTTTCCTTGAAGTACCT GGACCTATCAGCTAATTCTTTGTATGGAGATATTCCCTTCTCCATATCGAAGCTGAAGCAGCTAGAGGAACT AATCTTGAAGTATAACCAACTCAGTGGTCCAATCCCATCAACCTTGTCTCAGATTCCGAATCTTAAAGTCCT GGATCTTGCTCAGAATCAGCTGACTGGTGAAATACCAAGGCTCTTGTATTGGAATGAAGTATTGCAGTACTT AGGATTGAGAGGAAATGCTTTGACTGGGACACTTTCTCCTGACATGTGCCAATTAACTGGACTTTGGTACTT TGATGTCAGAGGGAATAACTTAACGGGGACCATTCCTGAAAATATTGGAAATTGTACAAGTTTTGAAATTCT GGATATTTCTTACAACCAAATTTCGGGAGAAATTCCTTACAATATTGGCTTTCTGCAAGTTGCCACACT GTCCCTTCAAGGGAACAAGCTGTCTGGAAAGATTCCAGAAGTAATTGGCTTGATGCAGGCTCTTGCTGTCCT GGATCTAAGTGAAAATGAGCTTGTTGGTCCGTTACCCCCCATTCTGGGGAACCTTTCTTATACGGGGAAACT GTATCTGCATAGTAATAAGCTTACTGGACCCATACCTCCAGAATTTGGTAACATGACGAAGCTCAGCTATCT GCAACTCAATAATAATCAGCTTGTTGGTAGCATTCCTTCTGAACTTGGAAAGCTGGTAGATCTTTTTGAATT AAACTTAGCAAACAACAATCTTGAAGGTCCTATTCCTGAGAACATCAGCTCCTGCACTGCTCTTAATCAGTt TAATGTGCACGGCAATTCTTTGAATCAATCCATCCCACTCAAGTTTGAAAAGCTTGGAAGCCTTACTTACTT GAATTTATCGTCCAATAAGTTCAGTGGTAGAATTCCAGTCCAATTGGGGCGCATTATCAATCTGGATACGCt AGATCTGTCTGATAACGAGTTTTCTGGAAAAATACCAGCTTCAATTGGTGGACTTGAGCATCTCCTGCAACT AAACTTGAGCAAGAACCATCTCCGTGGACCCATCCCACCAGAATTTGGGAATCTTAGAAGTGTTCAAGTTGT TGATCTTTCCAAGAACAATCTGGAAGGTGTAATCCCCTCTGAAATTGGTCAGTTGCAGAATATAGCTTCCTT GATCTTGAGCAACAACAGTTTTCAAGGAGAAATACCACCACAAATAACAAACTGCTTCAGCCTTGTAAATCT AAATGTTTCATATAATAACCTCTCTGGAATGGTTCCACtggctaaaaatttttcaagatttcCTCCAGAAAG CTTCCTGGGGAATCCCTTTCTTTGCGGAAGCTGGTTAGGTGCAGGCTGTGGATTTTATGGTCAACCATCGAAAG CCATAATTTCAAGAGCTGCTGTCGTTTGTATAACCTTGGGCTGCATCACGTTGCTATCTATGGTTGTCGTAGCCATTTACAGATCCAAGCAGCCACAGCAATTTGCCAAAGGATCTGACACTGCTGTTCAAG GTCCTCCCAAGCTGGTCATATTACACATGAACATGGCAATTCATACTTACGAGGATATCATGAGGATCACTGAGAATTTGAATGAGAAGTACATTATTGGGTATGGTGCCACCAGTACTGTATACAAGTGCATCCTTAAGAACTCAAAGCCTATTGCCATCAAGAGACTCTACAGTCGGTATCCACATAATCTTCGAGAGTTTGAAAATGAATTGGCAACTATTGGGAGCATCAAGCACAGGAACCTTGTCTGCTTGCATGGTTATTCACTCACACCTCATGGTAACCTTTTGTTCTACGATTACATGGAAAATGGGTCCTTATGGGATCTTCTCCATG GGCCATCCAGAAAGGTCAAATTGGATTGGGACACCAGACTGCGAATTGCTGTTGGTGCAGCTCAGGGGCTTGCCTATCTTCACCACGATTGCGACCCAAGAATTATACACCGAGATGTAAAGACGTCCAACATCCTACTAGACGAGAACTTTGAAGCCCATCTTTCTGACTTTGGGATAGCAAAGTGCATTTCGTCGACTAAAACTCATTCTTCGACGTATGTTATGGGAACCATTGGATACATCGACCCAGAATATGCAAGGACTTCTCGGCTTAACGAGAAATCTGATGTCTACAGCTTTGGTATAGTTCTTCTGGAGTTGCTTACAGGAAAGAAGGCTGTCGATGACGAGTCCAATTTGCATCAGCTG ATTCTCTCCAAAGCTGATGACAATACCGTCATGGAGGCGGTTGACTCAGAGGTGTCAGTGACCTGTACTGACATGAGGCTGGTTCGGAAGATGTTCCAGCTTGCCCTACTCTGCACGAGGAGGCATCCATGCGAGAGGCCAGCCATGCATGAAGTAGCAAGAGTGTTGGTGTCTCTGTTGCCTGTTAGTTCAACTAAATCAGTTTCGTCAATGAATTATGAACGTTATATGGATGAATATTCCGAGGAAAAGCTTCACGAGACTGTTGCAGCAACCGGCAGTGAAAATTGCTCCGACGCTCAGTGGTTCTTGAGGTTCGGGGAGGTCATTTCGAAGAATGCCTTTTGA